One Trichoderma atroviride chromosome 7, complete sequence DNA segment encodes these proteins:
- a CDS encoding uncharacterized protein (BUSCO:EOG092D4RG5): MDMLTNAEQRTLEQRMQKRQVKEFVSAFGGLVEHCFTSCVDDFTSKSLSTKETGCLNRCVLKWMATQQRVSERFQEHNAQITQQMQK, translated from the exons ATGGATAT GTTAACAAATGCCGAGCAGCGCACTCTCGAGCAGCGCATGCAGAAGCGCCAAGTCAAAGAGTTCGTCAGC GCTTTCGGCGGTCTTGTCGAGCACTGCTTCACCTCCTGCGTCGACGACTTCACCTCCAAATCTCTCTCCACCAAGGAGACCGGCTGCCTCAACCGCTGCGTCCTCAAGTGGATGGCCACGCAGCAGCGCGTGAGCGAGCGCTTCCAGGAGCACAACGCCCAGATTacgcagcagatgcagaaataa
- a CDS encoding uncharacterized protein (BUSCO:EOG092D03NE) translates to MAPVSDSNYFPSVGQCLSGEKELVSWKLVATALSDGAGQRQKSSAITKFFDDDYVRGLLREPSTAFAPPDEATNKDFETKTAPINVTSASTDRHDINVFKEDAKWLSRNAKVNLVAALRVVIIEYQSRSSRHLLGPLSSHDAANLQEAAGLQNGQGAAFLSEMGASAALDADEISAEFENSESKKRRLFDTLLTERRFFIMAADYATSIKLYKRLPIFAPGDDSIADLYKLKKPSAQLRDEMEDLLPAYLGIVASSMSGIEAGMRAFTDEALLLNDEVELDWLRSLLTEIVHSLSVVLQVVDCYGNDFPPSGAINQWFSLMEIYGFFDSIQPIDQITAELIMPMKALASAISISLLKPAKALAYLSDRDEDPAQADDVYDSYLLSPDVLEQIHKSILDAAGLDSETACPIIFTWSFILHRLNVSYQTRSDRRDNLIQQSARERFETRSVMRTPTGGRRNSAGSIYSIESSKFDGFLENASTPRDMQVVEQLAAVATVQGRVFDVMSKMTQTLGPSVDGSMSPLISSRLRVIFLELLKVSYPFVGYQSDSVSCLLSLLSPGCGYWDLSALQNLPPSQDFHASVLQDDLAMDFFFQQALDRYPYEFLPFITLCRTLCTASEQIQDDRTEVILDLLRQTPTITFTLPDSFQEYELVQEDENTNSFCLLEELPLITLSSAWSRRFIEDDAYRIPVGTYGRFITDTGRVVLMEYSHSTLSLLGRRLEISLTQEGYRCELGMLQSDETAEVISLFASLLRMEQLKATRQGDSGALTHFDGGILSEASVHISSGKDIVTVVCETMDYYMQDELAMTEDSAVSVLTACVKFLHAVLQIQPSRVWSYLARTELLNSESRAGKLTKITGSLDLVSERFEFLTSSLSLFSGLIDTVMSSAVQRRAGTKTTSRQQPESNIWLGTADKVLSSVSFSIAQTAVDVFENTSTWMFESETSRISLLQIVVPLLNKIVLDTYSMGDSPKPDNLTSCLQPAASHVIDSFLSPSTGSLRFQPLLSSFISTLTAPDTTLYPNRTQAIQTQVTSILDFSTTLLRVANYLERPSILVETYLFKTSTLSARLCAVSDHFRGPALSLLEALVINAGQSASEPPSLLGYLGPQISKSFLQILATIGKPFVLPEVVKITWRFFSSILKNRQQWMSNCLLTGQTPREAMKQDAKNETSADSVFATALSKLKTLKDLETSEALVVLDFVASAQNYWPWTVFTLQKDTAYIDGLRAYVRDLKPSHQTVKSNAVLASIQARIAAYIAETFAMQLYHSRHLGNAKTLAKALVNDLDYYLRDGVEVASYNKSLHNNFAKNFSNKYFGCAVDNFKRTMVEPRELGENYYYDLDRADEVLRFDPGWRGKRKGTGFLNEMKLANANLSLVDAQIALFHAWELLLLELSTCFPESDTTKKQMMQVVQQCLNANQVTPGPGSIFLKIVDARANLSLILVQRLVKSTLAVKDINQLLETLIGTINSVDEPFEAQSIAYYRTLLKTLFVTLRAYQAASSKVATNTPDNLEGSMVNVTQTVLNILDHVVARGFRTLVSLIHDREADVFPEDLALLTAIMQACLSVPNIEQSQTPILNIMASHDVTHAATSLYSWADKLGDQSDPVYGELSILFLLELSTLPALAEQLACDGVLGAILSANLTKFMLRTNVSPYADVPIAQRCYGIWVKGMLPLMLNLLTALGATVAPEITYVLNQFPHLLRASVDRFEAPGASRTKEKSAQYLTLLGTAEVHSLALLTRVLTALRMNNSRDIPAVEWDATSLLENVDYWLSSRRLLKERLLPLGQREMEWRGRKLSGDCDNLLEEKVVAQLETVRDVLSDEFEG, encoded by the exons GACAGTGCCTCTCTGGGGAGAAGGAGCTTGT GTCTTGGAAGCTTGTCGCCACCGCGCTTTCAGACGGTGCCGGGCAGAGACAGAAGAGCTCTGCCATCACAAAGTTCTTCGATGACGACTACGTCCGTGGCCTCTTGCGCGAGCCGTCGACCGCGTTTGCGCCGCCGGACGAGGCCACAAACAAGGACTTCGAGACCAAGACGGCACCAATCAACGTGACCTCAGCCTCGACCGATCGGCACGACATAAACGTTTTCAAGGAGGATGCAAAGTGGCTCAGCAGGAATGCCAAGGTCAACTTGGTAGCTGCTCTGCGAGTTGTCATCATCGAGTACCAGTCCCGTTCTTCAAGGCACCTTTTGGGCCCTCTATCATCCCACGATGCTGCCAatcttcaagaagctgcaggcttGCAAAATGGCCAGGGAGCAGCATTCTTATCTGAGATGGGCGCTTCTGCAGCGTTAGATGCCGACGAGATTTCAGCAGAATTCGAAAACTCGGAGTCGAAAAAGCGTCGCCTGTTCGATACCCTGTTGACCGAACGTCGATTCTTCATAATGGCTGCGGACTATGCAACCTCCATCAAATTGTACAAACGTCTTCCTATTTTCGCCCCTGGAGATGACAGTATTGCCGATTTATATAAACTGAAGAAGCCGTCTGCTCAGCTACGcgatgagatggaagatCTGCTGCCGGCCTATTTGGGCATTGTAGCCAGCAGCATGAGTGGGATCGAGGCCGGCATGAGAGCCTTTACAGATGAAGCCTTGCTTCTTAACGACGAAGTAGAGCTTGATTGGCTTCGAAGTCTCCTGACTGAGATTGTTCACAGCCTGTCCGTGGTTCTTCAAGTAGTAGACTGTTATGGAAACGACTTCCCTCCCTCTGGAGCCATCAACCAATGGTTTTCCCTAATGGAAATCTATGGCTTCTTCGATTCCATTCAGCCA ATCGACCAAATCACTGCTGAGCTCATAATGCCCATGAAAGCCTTAGCTTCAGCCATATCGATTAGCTTGCTTAAACCCGCAAAGGCACTCGCATATCTGTCTGACCGAGACGAAGATCCGGCACAGGCTGATGATGTATATGATTCTTACTTGCTCTCGCCGGATGTCCTAGAACAGATTCACAAAAGCATCTTGGACGCGGCTGGCCTCGACTCTGAAACTGCCTGCCCCATCATTTTCACCTGGTCATTTATCCTTCATCGACTCAACGTATCTTATCAAACCAGATCTGATAGAAGAGACAATTTGATTCAGCAGAGCGCCCGAGAAAGATTTGAAACTCGAAGTGTGATGCGCACGCCTACCGGAGGACGGCGAAACTCAGCTGGGAGCATATATTCCATTGAATCGTCAAAATTCGATGGATTTCTCGAAAACGCATCAACCCCTAGAGATATGCAGGTAGTCGAGCAACTCGCAGCGGTCGCCACGGTTCAAGGCCGAGTCTTTGATGTAATGTCGAAGATGACCCAAACTCTGGGCCCGTCTGTAGACGGTAGCATGTCACCGCTAATCAGCTCACGCCTTCGAGTAATCTTCCTAGAGCTTTTGAAGGTTTCCTATCCCTTTGTTGGATACCAGTCGGACTCTGTGAGCTGTCTGCTctcccttctttctcctGGATGCGGTTACTGGGACTTATCTGCATTGCAAAACTTGCCCCCATCCCAAGACTTCCACGCATCCGTGCTACAGGATGACCTGGCCAtggatttctttttccaacaGGCCCTTGACCGATATCCTTACGAGTTCCTCCCTTTTATCACGCTATGCCGGACGCTTTGCACTGCGTCAGAGCAGATTCAGGATGATAGAACTGAAGTTATTCTGGATCTTCTCCGCCAGACTCCAACGATTACATTTACACTACCTGATTCGTTTCAAGAATATGAACTAGTCCAGGAAGACGAGAATACAAATTCGTTTTGCCTTTTGGAGGAGCTTCCTTTGATCACTTTGTCATCTGCATGGAGCCGGAGGTTCATCGAAGATGACGCTTATAGAATACCGGTAGGCACATATGGGCGATTTATCACAGATACCGGTCGTGTTGTCTTGATGGAATATTCTCATTCAACTCTGTCCCTCCTGGGACGGCGGTTAGAGATCAGCCTCACACAAGAAGGCTACCGGTGCGAGCTGGGAATGCTGCAGTCAGATGAGACGGCCGAAGTCATCTCATTATTCGCTTCGCTGCTTCGAATGGAGCAGTTGAAGGCTACGAGACAGGGTGACAGTGGCGCATTGACCCATTTCGATGGCGGCATATTGTCCGAGGCTAGCGTACACATTAGCAGTGGCAAAGATATTGTCACTGTTGTGTGTGAAACAATGGACTACTATATGCAAGATGAGCTGGCCATGACTGAGGACTCTGCCGTGAGCGTTCTCACTGCTTGTGTCAAGTTCTTGCATGCTGTTCTGCAGATCCAACCCAGCCGAGTCTGGTCTTATCTCGCAAGGACAGAACTGTTGAACTCTGAGTCAAGAGCTGGCAAACTCACCAAAATCACGGGCAGTCTTGACTTGGTTTCAGAGAGATTCGAATTCCTCACATCCTCACTGTCTCTGTTTTCTGGACTCATCGATACTGTCATGTCTTCCGCAGTCCAGCGACGGGCAGGAACCAAGACTACGAGCCGGCAACAGCCAGAATCTAATATTTGGCTTGGAACCGCCGACAAAGTACTTTCCAGCGTGAGCTTTTCGATTGCTCAAACCGCCGTTGACGTATTTGAGAACACCTCGACATGGATGTTTGAATCAGAAACCAGCAGGATATCGCTGTTGCAGATTGTCGTTCCCCTTCTCAACAAAATTGTCCTCGATACGTACAGCATGGGAGATTCTCCCAAGCCCGACAATCTCACGTCTTGCCTCCAACCTGCCGCTTCTCACGTCATCGACTCCTTTTTATCGCCTTCGACAGGAAGCTTGCGTTTccagcctctcctctcctctttcatCTCTACCCTCACAGCGCCAGATACGACGCTATATCCTAACCGAACACAAGCTATCCAAACTCAGGTCACCTCCATCCTCGACTTTTCTACCACTCTACTTCGGGTAGCAAACTATCTGGAACGCCCGTCGATTTTGGTTGAGACTTACCTATTCAAGACTTCCACTTTATCAGCCCGGTTATGCGCAGTGTCTGACCACTTCCGCGGGCCAGCTTTATCGCTGCTGGAGGCCCTCGTCATCAACGCTGGCCAATCTGCCAGCGAACCTCCCTCATTACTAGGATATCTCGGCCCACAAATCTCAAAGTCTTTCTTACAGATTCTTGCAACAATCGGAAAACCCTTTGTTTTGCCGGAAGTAGTTAAGATTACTTGGagattcttctcctccatatTAAAGAACCGCCAGCAGTGGATGTCCAACTGTCTTCTCACGGGACAAACGCCCAGAGAGGCCATGAAACAAGATGCTAAGAACGAAACGTCTGCGGATTCTGTATTCGCAACGGCTCTGTCTAAGCTCAAAACCCTGAAAGACCTGGAAACAAGCGAGGCGCTTGTTGTTTTGGATTTTGTCGCATCTGCACAAAATTACTGGCCCTGGACGGTGTTCACTCTGCAGAAAGATACTGCGTACATAGATGGGCTGCGAGCTTACGTTCGCGACTTGAAACCTTCACACCAGACAGTTAAATCAAATGCAGTGCTGGCTAGTATCCAAGCAAGAATTGCTGCATACATTGCCGAAACATTCGCGATGCAACTCTATCATTCGCGCCATCTAGGCAATGCCAAGACGCTTGCCAAAGCTTTAGTCAACGACTTGGACTACTATCTGcgcgatggtgttgaggtggCAAGCTACAACAAGTCTCTCCACAACAACTTTGCAAAGAACTTTTCCAATAAATACTTTGGATGTGCCGTGGACAATTTCAAGCGTACCATGGTGGAGCCTAGAGAGCTGGGCGAGAACTATTACTACGACCTGGACCGTGCCGATGAAGTCTTGAGATTTGACCCGGGGTGGCGTGGAAAGAGGAAGGGAACTGGCTTCTTGAACGAGATGAAGCTTGCAAACGCCAACCTGTCACTAGTCGATGCTCAAATC GCTCTTTTCCACGCCTGGGAGCTACTGCTGCTTGAATTGAGCACATGCTTCCCAGAAAGCGATACTACtaagaagcagatgatgcaggtTGTGCAGCAGTGCCTGAATGCCAACCAGGTGACTCCCGGCCCTGGGAGTATTTTCCTCAAGATTGTCGACGCGAGAGCCAACTTGTCTCTCATTTTGGTTCAGCGCTTGGTAAAATCCACTCTTGCTGTCAAGGACATCAACCAGCTACTAGAGACCTTGATCGGCACCATCAATAGCGTTGATGAACCGTTTGAAGCTCAGTCCATTGCTTATTATCGAACTCTCTTGAAGACGCTGTTTGTTACTCTGCGGGCGTATCAGGCGGCATCCAGCAAAGTAGCCACGAACACTCCCGATAATCTCGAAGGGTCGATGGTAAATGTTACGCAAACTGTTCTCAACATTCTAGACCATGTGGTTGCCAGAGGATTTAGAACATTGGTCAGTTTGATCCATGACAGGGAGGCTGATGTATTTCCAGAGGATCTGGCGCTTCTTACGGCAATCATGCAAGCTTGTCTCAGCGTTCCCAACATTGAGCAATCTCAGACACCAATCCTGAACATAATGGCATCTCACGATGTTACGCATGCAGCAACGTCATTATACTCGTGGGCTGATAAACTTGGCGACCAAAGCGACCCAGTTTATGGCGAACTCAGTATTTTGTTCCTACTGGAGCTCTCAACTCTGCCAGCATTGGCGGAGCAGCTTGCGTGCGATGGCGTTCTTGGGGCTATCTTGTCTGCCAATCTCACCAAATTCATGCTCAGAACCAATGTCTCGCCGTACGCAGATGTACCAATTGCCCAACGGTGTTATGGTATCTGGGTAAAGGGAATGCTCCCACTCATGCTCAATCTACTCACCGCGCTTGGCGCTACTGTTGCTCCCGAAATTACATATGTCTTGAACCAGTTTCCACACCTGCTACGAGCTAGCGTTGACCGATTCGAGGCGCCGGGGGCCAGCCGGACAAAGGAGAAGTCTGCGCAGTATCTGACGCTCCTTGGTACCGCAGAGGTTCACTCTTTAGCACTGCTCACGCGTGTGCTTACGGCTCTACGGATGAACAACAGCAGAGACATTCCCGCGGTCGAATGGGACGCGACAAGTTTACTTGAAAACGTCGACTATTGGCTTTCCAGCAGACGGCTTTTGAAGGAGCGGCTCCTGCCTCTGGGACAGCGAGAAATGgaatggagaggaagaaaattGTCAGGGGATTGCGACAATCTGCTAGAGGAGAAGGTGGTGGCACAGCTTGAGACCGTTCGAGATGTGCTTAGCGACGAATTTGAAGGCTGA